The Meiothermus sp. genome segment GGCGGAAACTCATCCTGAGCACCTCGAGCCAGCTCGAGGGCTACCAGATCACCGAGTACCTGGACGTGGTGTTTGGCGAGGCCATTGTGGGGGCCAACATCTTCCGCGACCTGCTGGCCTCGGTGCGCGACATTGTGGGTGGGCGGAGCGGGGCCTACGAGGCTGAGTTGCGCAAAGCCCGCGAGATAGCTTTGGGGGAGCTCGAGCAGGCGGCCATGGCCCGTGGGGCCGATGCCGTGATTGGCATTGACGTGGACTACGAGACCGTGGGACAGGGCAATATGCTGATGGTGACAGCCTCGGGGACGGCGGTAAAAGCAAGCAAACGGTACTGAACATGGTGCTTTGTGGGGATGATTGTCGGTCTATCTGCGACCACTGCCGATATTTCAAGCCTATCTACGACAACGAAGACGCAAGGGACGGGTATGGCTGGTGTGAGCGGCATCAAAAAGAAACAGACCGCCTCTCGCTCTGCGACGAGTTTCACTGCTGGCGGGCGATTCCTACGCTCGAGGCCCAGCGCGATAGGTAAAACTGCGCCACAGGGCCTCGAGGGGCCCCCGGCCAAAACGCCCCAGCCACCACCGGCTAAGGATGACCTGCAAGGCCACAAACCCTACTGCTATCAGCGGAAACCACAGAGGGTGTACCTGCCCGTATAGCCCCAGCCCATAGCCATAGAAGACTGTACTCATCACGGCAGACTGGAGCAGGTAGTTGCTGAGGGGCATCCGGCCTGCGTACTGCAAGCTGTGAAGCCAGCCCAGCCGGGGCCAGGCCAAGCGAAAGAGGGCCATGTACACGAGGGCAAAGGCCAGCCCGCCCAGTCCGCGCAAGGGTTGGAGGTCGGGGTGCTGGGCGTTGTAGAGGTTGACCGGAATTCCCACCAAAAGCCCCACGGCCACCACCCGCCACAGCGTGGCCTGGCCAAAGGTCTGCCAGCGCGGGGCCAGGTACATCCCCAACAAAAACAGGCCCACCAACTCGGCCCCAAAAACCAAAGAGGCCAGGGGGGTGTTGTAGAGCCAGGTCTCGAGCCGCACCCCACTCACTTCCCTGAAACTCCCATGGGCAAAAACCTCGTCGCTGCCGACAGCGGGCATCTGAGCGCGCAAAGAGGTGCTGAACCACCACATCAAGACATAGCCGGCCAGCAGGAACCTGGCAATGTTCCAAGGCTGTTGTTTCTGACCCAGATAGCGCAGGGCGAAGAGGCCCAGAATGGCATAGGTACCCAGGATGTCGCCGTCGAACAAAAAAATACCGTGCAGCGCCCCCAGCCCCAGCAGCCAGCCCAGGCGACGCCGCAGCAGCGATAGGGCATCCTGGCCGGCTGCCACAAAACGCTGGTATTGCAGGGCCAGCCCCAGCCCAAACAGAATCGAGAAGATGGTATAAAACTTGCCGCTAAAGAAAAAAGCCAGCACTTCACGGCCCAGAAGGTAACTTTCCGAGACCCCATGCCGGGTGGCATAAAGCCCCACCCCGGCCAGGTGTTCCAGGTTCACCGCCAGGATGCCCACCAGCGCTAACCCCCGCACGGCATCGAGGAAAGCATCACGCTCTACCGGGGGCAGCGGCTGCACCAGCTGATTGTACGGGGATTGCTTTAGAATCGGGTATATGCAAACGCCGGTGCAAATACCCCCCTTTTTACGGGGCGACGTGGAAGGTGTCCACCTGATTGTTTCGGTTTGGTTGCGCAGCCTCGAGGAGGTTGAGGAAATAGTGGCCAGGTGGGCTTCCGACCTGAGCCCCGCAGGCTTCTGGTGGGTGCCTGCGCCGGGCACCAACCCCATTGGGGGTCTGGTGCGGCATATCGGGGGTTCGTCTTACCGCTTGATGTTGCGTGGAACCGGCCAGGAAGTGCCCGAGGCCATTCGCATTCGCCCAGCCGAGGAGATGGCCCCCTCTGGACGCGATCCCCAGGAGGTGTTGGCCGAGTTTGCCGAGCATATGGTCAAAACCAAAGCCGCGCTCCGAACCCTGACCATGAGCGACCTCGAGCGGGTGGTTCGGTTTGTCCAGTACGAAGTCAAGGCAGCCTATGTGCTCGATCATATTGCCGCCCATGCCCAGCACCACGCCGGCCAGATCATCACCACCCGCAAGCTGTGGAATGCGCAGTGATGGCTAATCAGAGCCGATACTCCATGGTCTATAGTCCATAGGCTATGGTTCATTGACGATAGCCAGGGAGGTTTGGTTGGGCCCTGGGAGCATGGGCGCGATTTAAATCCAATCTGGAACCCATCCAACTCATGCGCCGGATGGCAAGATTGGGGCATGGGCAAAACTTTGTTTTCCAGGGCAATCTTGGGGCTGCTGGCTTTGGGGCTGCTGGCACTGGTACAGGCCTTTTCCACCGAACGGATGCAGGCCGACCTGCAGGCCCTGCAGTCCCAGGGGCCGCGGGTGGCGGGTACCCCGGCGGTGGCGGCGGCGGGCGAGTATCTGGCCGCAGAACTGCGCAAGGCGGGTTACACGGTGGAGTTTTTCCCCTTCACCTATAGCCGCACCCGCGACCAGGGCTCGAGCCTGGCGGTAGGCAGCACTGCTTTCCCCGTCAACAGCGTATCGGGCAGCCCGGGCCGGCGGGTAGACGGGCCCCTGGCGGTGGTGCCGGGGGCGGGGCTGGCCGACGACTTCGCGGGCCTGAACCTGCAAGGCCGCATTGCGGTGGTGCGCCGGGGGGGGATTCCGGGCCTCGAGAAAGCCCGCTTGGCCGCCGAAAAAGGTGCCCTGGCCATCATCCTGGTCACCGAAGAACCCAGCAGCACCCGCTTCACCTTTGGCGGCAGTAGCCCTATTCCGGGCGTGACCCTCTCCCGGAGTGACGGCGAGGTGCTATTCAACCAGGCTGGGGCGCGAGCGGTGCTGGAGACCCGCATCGTGACCGAGGAAGTCCAGGGGCGCAACGTGATTGCCAAACGGGGCAGCCAGAAC includes the following:
- a CDS encoding heavy metal-binding domain-containing protein; the protein is MRRKLILSTSSQLEGYQITEYLDVVFGEAIVGANIFRDLLASVRDIVGGRSGAYEAELRKAREIALGELEQAAMARGADAVIGIDVDYETVGQGNMLMVTASGTAVKASKRY
- a CDS encoding DUF418 domain-containing protein; this translates as MQPLPPVERDAFLDAVRGLALVGILAVNLEHLAGVGLYATRHGVSESYLLGREVLAFFFSGKFYTIFSILFGLGLALQYQRFVAAGQDALSLLRRRLGWLLGLGALHGIFLFDGDILGTYAILGLFALRYLGQKQQPWNIARFLLAGYVLMWWFSTSLRAQMPAVGSDEVFAHGSFREVSGVRLETWLYNTPLASLVFGAELVGLFLLGMYLAPRWQTFGQATLWRVVAVGLLVGIPVNLYNAQHPDLQPLRGLGGLAFALVYMALFRLAWPRLGWLHSLQYAGRMPLSNYLLQSAVMSTVFYGYGLGLYGQVHPLWFPLIAVGFVALQVILSRWWLGRFGRGPLEALWRSFTYRAGPRA
- a CDS encoding DinB family protein; amino-acid sequence: MQTPVQIPPFLRGDVEGVHLIVSVWLRSLEEVEEIVARWASDLSPAGFWWVPAPGTNPIGGLVRHIGGSSYRLMLRGTGQEVPEAIRIRPAEEMAPSGRDPQEVLAEFAEHMVKTKAALRTLTMSDLERVVRFVQYEVKAAYVLDHIAAHAQHHAGQIITTRKLWNAQ
- a CDS encoding M28 family peptidase encodes the protein MGKTLFSRAILGLLALGLLALVQAFSTERMQADLQALQSQGPRVAGTPAVAAAGEYLAAELRKAGYTVEFFPFTYSRTRDQGSSLAVGSTAFPVNSVSGSPGRRVDGPLAVVPGAGLADDFAGLNLQGRIAVVRRGGIPGLEKARLAAEKGALAIILVTEEPSSTRFTFGGSSPIPGVTLSRSDGEVLFNQAGARAVLETRIVTEEVQGRNVIAKRGSQNPLAIVGAHYDSVPGSPGANDNASGTATVLELARQLAASPLSERIWFMFFDGEEDGLWGSRRFVEQNPELVRGLKAMLNLDMVGVDVNGSLGIGGSNQLRTLADCNGLQVACGSAPGGGSDHVPFAQAGVPVLFFFRGLDPNYHRPTDTLADPVLLAQTGQVVQGILERLLR